From Pirellulales bacterium, the proteins below share one genomic window:
- a CDS encoding thiamine pyrophosphate-binding protein: protein MKKPSAEKRAEASPKQTVDSSRRSFLLSSAAGAGAMVAGMVVESKASVPAASIPSIAIPKEVLESIKEAPKPGSFEGQGMTGAEVFAKLCKDEDLAALFCCPGNYTVINAIAAAGVPAYGGRCEGSMAAAADGFSRATGEVTACSGTEGPGLTNMIMNIASAAAARTPLLVLASNMQLAGDDRETFIQTGYQQPLTTGMKKYGKRLIAPERVWEYGAYAFRNLKSGVPGPVHLDFPGEVARAKFTDPSKLKDYYGKDKYRTESQATPAKKDVEKALDMIAKAERPLLIAGQGVFQNKAWEPLLKAAEKNELAVVTSGPTRGHFPDDHRLSAALSPDAVMSADLVIFVGQYCMPSPGEYRCNPDVKTIRVHPVAEDLGRNWPLDLGIVSSEGPFLEALADLLPARKRDKWIDELAGARQKFEKMLADQHALGVKYSKDTNHLHPAALCKEVTDFFYKGDIDPKQTVLGGGGWTIGVHIGRWQRAYRPGQGIVCPYQYGAIGPDLAMMIGASAAVQRGVGPQAPYKGAPTVCVSSDAGIAYSLFELDTAAKYKLPVIGIIYNNDCWGMWPSAVSSARSMHLYLFQQNLRYDEMAQGLGARGEYVRTPEELREALHRSYAAATNESMSTLINCQGMKDFTSAKNYPPGVALNPEPGCGAVAH, encoded by the coding sequence ATGAAAAAGCCATCCGCCGAAAAACGCGCCGAAGCAAGTCCGAAGCAAACCGTAGATTCTTCGCGCCGCTCGTTCCTGCTTTCTTCGGCCGCCGGAGCCGGCGCCATGGTGGCCGGCATGGTTGTGGAGTCGAAGGCCAGCGTCCCGGCGGCCAGCATTCCCTCGATCGCCATTCCCAAGGAAGTGCTGGAATCGATCAAAGAAGCGCCGAAGCCCGGCTCCTTCGAAGGGCAAGGCATGACCGGCGCGGAAGTGTTCGCCAAGCTTTGCAAGGATGAGGATCTCGCCGCGCTCTTTTGCTGCCCCGGCAATTACACAGTAATCAATGCCATCGCCGCCGCCGGCGTGCCGGCCTACGGCGGACGGTGCGAGGGCTCGATGGCCGCCGCGGCTGACGGCTTTTCGCGCGCCACCGGCGAAGTCACGGCCTGCTCCGGCACCGAAGGGCCAGGCCTGACGAACATGATCATGAACATCGCGTCGGCCGCCGCGGCTCGCACGCCACTGTTGGTTCTGGCCAGCAACATGCAGTTGGCGGGCGACGATCGCGAGACCTTCATTCAGACCGGCTATCAGCAGCCGCTGACAACCGGCATGAAGAAATACGGCAAACGGCTTATCGCGCCCGAGCGTGTGTGGGAGTACGGCGCGTACGCGTTTCGCAATTTGAAGTCGGGGGTCCCTGGCCCCGTGCACCTCGACTTCCCGGGCGAGGTGGCCCGCGCCAAGTTCACCGACCCGTCGAAGCTGAAGGACTATTACGGCAAGGACAAATATCGCACCGAGTCGCAAGCTACACCGGCGAAGAAGGACGTCGAAAAAGCGCTCGACATGATCGCCAAGGCCGAGCGGCCCTTGTTGATCGCCGGCCAGGGCGTGTTCCAGAACAAGGCCTGGGAACCGCTCTTGAAGGCTGCCGAGAAGAACGAACTGGCTGTCGTTACCTCGGGCCCGACGCGTGGTCATTTCCCGGACGACCATCGTTTGTCGGCGGCGCTATCGCCCGACGCCGTGATGAGTGCGGACCTGGTGATTTTCGTCGGTCAATATTGCATGCCCAGCCCAGGCGAGTACCGCTGCAACCCTGATGTGAAGACAATCCGCGTTCACCCGGTGGCCGAGGATTTGGGGCGCAACTGGCCGCTCGATTTGGGCATTGTCAGCAGCGAAGGACCATTTCTCGAAGCCTTGGCCGATCTATTGCCGGCGCGCAAACGCGACAAATGGATCGACGAGTTGGCTGGTGCGCGGCAAAAGTTCGAAAAGATGCTCGCCGACCAGCACGCGCTGGGCGTGAAGTACAGCAAGGACACCAACCACTTGCACCCGGCGGCTCTCTGCAAGGAAGTGACCGACTTCTTTTACAAGGGAGATATCGATCCCAAGCAAACGGTCCTCGGCGGCGGTGGCTGGACAATCGGCGTTCACATCGGCCGCTGGCAACGCGCTTATCGGCCGGGCCAAGGCATCGTTTGTCCGTATCAATACGGTGCCATCGGACCCGATCTCGCGATGATGATTGGCGCGAGCGCGGCCGTGCAGCGCGGCGTGGGCCCCCAAGCTCCTTACAAGGGCGCGCCCACGGTCTGCGTCAGTAGCGATGCGGGGATCGCCTACAGCTTGTTCGAGCTGGACACCGCCGCCAAGTACAAGCTTCCCGTGATCGGCATCATCTACAACAACGACTGCTGGGGCATGTGGCCCAGCGCCGTTTCCTCGGCCCGATCGATGCACCTCTATCTGTTCCAGCAGAACTTGCGCTACGACGAAATGGCGCAAGGGCTCGGCGCTCGCGGCGAGTACGTCCGCACGCCGGAGGAGCTGCGCGAGGCGCTACACCGCAGTTACGCGGCGGCGACGAACGAAAGCATGTCG
- a CDS encoding cytochrome c: MRPRRFPIEVLLLAGAFFGAAHWAAIAASDDAPATKRITMEEAKKLKSPVPFTKASIARGKILYSRDCTECHGADGKSLVDVVANATDLTDPKAWKSGTSEGEVYRSIRDGAGEAMPPFVDKVSKEEDLWHLTNFLRSLWPDSARPKLQE; the protein is encoded by the coding sequence GTGAGGCCGCGACGATTCCCCATCGAGGTTCTTCTGCTTGCCGGAGCGTTCTTCGGCGCGGCGCACTGGGCCGCCATTGCGGCATCCGACGACGCGCCCGCGACCAAGCGGATAACGATGGAAGAGGCGAAAAAGCTGAAGTCGCCGGTACCCTTTACCAAGGCATCGATCGCCCGCGGCAAGATTCTGTACTCGCGGGACTGTACCGAATGCCACGGCGCCGACGGCAAGTCCTTGGTCGACGTCGTCGCCAATGCCACGGATCTGACCGATCCCAAAGCATGGAAAAGCGGTACCAGCGAAGGCGAGGTCTATCGCAGCATCCGCGACGGGGCGGGCGAGGCCATGCCACCGTTCGTCGACAAGGTGTCCAAAGAAGAGGATCTCTGGCACCTCACGAATTTTCTGCGCAGCCTATGGCCCGATTCCGCACGCCCCAAGTTGCAAGAATAA